One window of Vitis riparia cultivar Riparia Gloire de Montpellier isolate 1030 chromosome 5, EGFV_Vit.rip_1.0, whole genome shotgun sequence genomic DNA carries:
- the LOC117914888 gene encoding protein FAM133 isoform X1, producing the protein MGKNQAYKAMQRARLGSSSAGPEEIEDGMSQVDGSFHSPEWHAARLASLKTSHTITWEEYKKKQKEDELRKGELEADKDKMMREYRAQLDAERASKLAHGRNHSSSKSNHKKDRKDKDFKKRSSKKRKHSRKRSSESSSSSSSSESSSEDEERESRRAKSRSKRTKKEKKHRSKSKHSIGDDSEGNGPLPLSKFFESAKS; encoded by the exons atggggaaaaaccAAGCTTACAAGGCTATGCAGAGAGCCAGGCTCGGCTCCAGCTCCGCTGGCCCTGAAGAGATCGAAGACGGCATG TCGCAGGTGGATGGTTCTTTTCATTCACCAGAGTGGCATGCTGCTCGTTTGGCCAGCCTAAAAACTTCTCACACAATTACCTGGGAAGAGTACAAAAAGAAGCAAAAG GAAGATGAATTGAGAAAGGGTGAGCTGGAAGCAGATAAAGATAAAATGATGAGAGAGTACAGGGCTCAATTAGATGCTGAAAGGGCAAGCAAGCTGGCCCATGGAAGAAACCATTCAAGCAGCAAGTCTAATCACAAAAAGG ATAGGAAGGACAAAGATTTCAAGAAACGCAGCAGCAAAAAGAGGAAG CATTCAAGGAAGAGATCTTCTGAGTCTAGCTCCTCAAGTTCATCCTCAGAGTCAAGTAGCGAAGATGAAGAGAGAGAGTCAAGAAGAGCAAAGTCCAGGTCCAAGAGAacgaaaaaggagaagaagcaCAGATCAAAATCAAAGCACTCTATCGGTGATGACAGCGAGGGCAATGGTCCGCTGCCGCTCTCTAAATTCTTTGAGAGTGCGAAGAGCTAG
- the LOC117914888 gene encoding protein FAM133 isoform X2 codes for MGKNQAYKAMQRARLGSSSAGPEEIEDGMVDGSFHSPEWHAARLASLKTSHTITWEEYKKKQKEDELRKGELEADKDKMMREYRAQLDAERASKLAHGRNHSSSKSNHKKDRKDKDFKKRSSKKRKHSRKRSSESSSSSSSSESSSEDEERESRRAKSRSKRTKKEKKHRSKSKHSIGDDSEGNGPLPLSKFFESAKS; via the exons atggggaaaaaccAAGCTTACAAGGCTATGCAGAGAGCCAGGCTCGGCTCCAGCTCCGCTGGCCCTGAAGAGATCGAAGACGGCATG GTGGATGGTTCTTTTCATTCACCAGAGTGGCATGCTGCTCGTTTGGCCAGCCTAAAAACTTCTCACACAATTACCTGGGAAGAGTACAAAAAGAAGCAAAAG GAAGATGAATTGAGAAAGGGTGAGCTGGAAGCAGATAAAGATAAAATGATGAGAGAGTACAGGGCTCAATTAGATGCTGAAAGGGCAAGCAAGCTGGCCCATGGAAGAAACCATTCAAGCAGCAAGTCTAATCACAAAAAGG ATAGGAAGGACAAAGATTTCAAGAAACGCAGCAGCAAAAAGAGGAAG CATTCAAGGAAGAGATCTTCTGAGTCTAGCTCCTCAAGTTCATCCTCAGAGTCAAGTAGCGAAGATGAAGAGAGAGAGTCAAGAAGAGCAAAGTCCAGGTCCAAGAGAacgaaaaaggagaagaagcaCAGATCAAAATCAAAGCACTCTATCGGTGATGACAGCGAGGGCAATGGTCCGCTGCCGCTCTCTAAATTCTTTGAGAGTGCGAAGAGCTAG